The DNA region GTTTTAATTCACCCCGGTGCATAGCGCAAAATAATTCTGTTTTGGTGCCAGCTGTAGCGCCAAATGTAATGGCTCTAATTCCTTTTGATGCCGTGGCTATCCCGCCCACTAAATCTCCACGACGTCCTTGCTCGTCACTCACGGTAATGCTGTCTCCAGCGGTAGAATGACTGTGTAATAACTGCTTAGTCACCAAAATATTACCTTGGGCGTCTAAGTTAGAATACTGTACGAATTGAGCACAAATCTGACCATCTGCTTTTATGTGGGTGCTCAGTTCTTGTTCTTTAATTAAGCGTCCAATTACCCCTTTACTAATAATGACATCGCCTTGGGCTTCAATGGTGGCTGACTCAACAAAGCCCATAACGGTTACGTCACCAGTGGCTTTAACTTCCATGCCTTCATGTACATCACCAGTGATCAATATACTGCCTTTAAAGTTAACGTGGCCAAAACGGACGTCAACATCTTTTATTTGCAGCATATCGTCAACTTGCATACCTTTCTTATTTTCAACAGGCTGACCAGATACTGTGGCAATAAGTTTATTTGGATCTTTTGGATGAAAACTGGTGCCAGTTCCTGGTTCCATCGGTTTATCTTTACCTGGCGTTTGTTGCTGTACATCTCCATGAACATTAAAACCAGGAGTGCCTATAGTGGCTGGGATTTTAATCATTAATATATCATTAGGCTTAACTGTAATTAATGCGCCTAAATTACGCATATCAACTGAGCCATCTTCACGTTCTTGGGGTTGTAATAAGCGTTCGCGAGCTAAACCGACTTTACGCTCTAAGATGGCATTTTCACCGTTAACCGCAACTTTACCGCAGGCGATAATACCTTCACAGACTTCACCAGGTGGTAATATCGACAAGCGCTGCATTAATGCCATGATCTTGGGTTTGCTTAACCCCATTTTAATTTTTTGATTTTTTAGAGCATTTAGTACATCTGGGAGGGTTATTTCTTTACCGCCCCATGCTGAGGTTATTTTCATGCTGGCTTGCATTTTATTGTCACTAACACTAATACTTACGACGCCATCTTTACGCTCAGCAATAGCAAAAAACAGTTCATGATCTCCAGGGTTCTGCCCACAAATAGCATTTATTTCTGCTACGGCTTTATGAATAGCGGGAACAATAGGAAATAGCGTTGCAAAAGCAGGTTGTGTGAGTAAGGCGTTAATATCGTCTTCTGACACTGGACCATGTGTATTGGGAATTATGCGTAATTCCACTTTTGTCTTATCTGCACTTAATGTGGCGACTGAGGCTTCTAACATGACATCCTTTGTTTCTTTTTTATTTTTATTTTAGATTATGGCCAGCAAGTAGAATAACAATGAAATAAACTCATAAATGTGCGTTATTTTGCCTTTAGTCAATTTAACTGATATCGCTCTGTATTTCCAGTTGTAGCCTAGCTTTATGAGCGATAAGTCTCACTAGATTATTCGAACCGAAAAGTAAGCCATTAGCATTGATGTTGATACAATTTGTACTTGTTGTTTTCTGCTAGTGTATTCACTTTGCCAAAATGAGTGGCAATGGTATCGGAATATGGGAGGTGACGATTGGCTACAATTAGCCATAATCCTTTTGATGTTAGATGAGTCGCACTTTGTTGGACAAATTGTGTCGCAATATCTGTGGTACTTATTAAGCCATCATGAAATGGTGGGTTGGAAATAATGCCATCAAATTTACCGCTAATTTGATTAAATCCATCTGATGGATAGACTTTTGCGTGCATATTGTTGGCTGCAAGGGTTAATTCGCAAGATATTAATGCCATTGCATTAATATCAATACATTCCATGTTTAAGGTAGGATTTACTTTTAGCAATGCGGCCGTAATGACCCCCGCACCACAGCCAAAGTCGAGTACTCTACCATGTAAGTTATCTGGCAAATGTGACAGCAATAATTCGGTACCATGATCAAGGCATTTCTCGCTAAAAACACCGACCATATTACAAATTTGCAGTGTTCCCTGTGGGGTATCGAGTGCATATTGGCTTATCCAATCACTGATTAATAGCGAAGGTGCTGCTTGGGTTAAATAACAGACATAAACTAGGCAGTGGCGGGCATTATCTTGCTTGATCGGTGGTGAATAATAATTAGGTGTGAGTTTATCAATTGATTTAACTCCACCTTTATTTTCACCAACAATAATCAATTGACCGTCGATACGTAAATGTTGCGCGGCAAGTTGCAGCAAATAACCCATTAACGGTTTAGCTTTCGGAAAGTAAATAATGACACTATCAAATTTTGTCTCTGCTAATGACTCTGGCAGCTGATGACCAAAATAGCATTGTAATTTGTCATTGGCATTGGGTGACAATGTGAGGTGGTGATTAAAATCTAACGCAAGTGCAGTGACATTATCTGCAAACTCAAGACATTGATGTGCAAAAGTATCAGCTTCATAATTGAGCACTAATACATTATGTTGAGCAAAGTAATTGCTGTTTCTTATTAAGGCTTGAGAAGGATTTGTTAACACGTAAGTTGCTCATAATGCTAGTGATAAGATAAACTCGGCAATACAAACTTAATCCCCACTTTATTAGCTGGTGGGGGATTAAGTTAGCCAGCCATTAAGGTGTTTGTACCGATTGCGGTAATAGGCTAAACATTTTAATTGCGATATCGATATTGTCCTGATGGCCGCTAAACAATCTTGCTCCAGGGCCCGCAGCAAATACCTGCACATCCATAGCGGTATGGCCGCCACTTGTCCAACCAGTATTAGATTCTATATCAATTAATTTACGCAATGCGACAGTCAATGGCTCGTTTCCCTGCATGCGTGCCGTTTGCAATTGACTGTATTGTGTTTCGCTTGGTGTAAAACCCAAGAGTGAAGCAGTTAAAGGCTGCCAATTGTCTTCAGCAATCGCCTGTGAAGCAATCACATCTGGACTCGCTTTGACCTTATGCAAAACTTCTGGATGCCATTCATACTTCCCATGTGCACCAACAGATAAGCCACCGGTATTATGATCTGCTGTCACAACCATTAAAGTATCTTTACGTTGGCGAACAAATTGCTCAACGACTTCAATAGCGGATGCAAACTCATCCATTTCACCCATCGCGGTCGCAATGTCGTTACTGTGGCCAGCCCAATCAATTAAGCTGCCTTCTACCAATAACACAAAACCTTGTTTATTTTGTGACAGTAAATCCAATGCCTTTTGGGTCATATGACTAAGTTTATGTGCTTCTTGGTCGTTAATGACCCAAGGTAGCTGTACATCAGCAAAAAGCCCCAATACTTTTGGCGTAGTAACTGATTCTAGCTCAGAGAATTCGCTGATGTTTTGGTAGCCTTTAGTACTGAACTGTTCAAGCAATGTGGGAGTGAAATATTGCTGACCACCACCAAGAATTACATCGGCATCGGTTGTTAAATAAGCCTCGGCAATATCAATATAATTACGACGGCTTTCATTATGAGCCAAAAATGCAGCAGGTGTAGCATGGTTAACTTGTGAGGTAACCGCGACGCCAGTAGATAAACCTAATGATTTGGCTTTTTCCATTAAGGTGGTTAATGGACGTTTTTCGGTATCAACGGCAATGGCACCGTTATAACTTTTAACCCCAGTAGACAATGCTGTTGCAGATGCGGCTGAGTCCGTTACATAACCACTGACTGGCGCAGGGTAAGTACTTGCCATACCCACGAGTAAGCGATCAAATACCGTTTGTTCAATCTCTTCTGTTTCAGGATTATCTTTATAGTAACGATAAGCAGTGGTATACGCCGGTCCCATACCATCACCAATCATGATGATAATATTTGTTGGTCTAGACGGGCCGGTTGTTGGCACATTATTACTTGTTGTGTCAGCCACAACAGGAGACATAACCACTTCATCAGCCATTACACCCGTTACGATCAAGCTAGATACCAACAATAGCCTACTGATTAGGCGTTGGTAGGTAGATAAAAAATGCATGATTAATCCTATTTTTGCTGACTAATACGAGCTTCTATGGCATCCATAAGCATGCCGGTAATACTAACGTCGAACGCAGCTTCAATTTCTTTAATGCAGGTTGGGCTAGTCACATTGATTTCAGTTAACTTATCGCCAATGACGTCTAAACCGACAAAAATAAGGCCACGTTTTTTCAATTCTGGACCAATAGCACGAGCAATTTTCCAATCACTTTCCGATAATGGTTGGGCAACACCACTTCCGCCAGCCGCTAAATTACCACGGGTTTCACCTTTCATCGGGATGCGCGCTAATGCATAAGGTACTGGCTCACCGTCAATCACTAAAATACGCTTATCACCTTGAGTGATTTCAGGAATAAAAGCTTGTGCCATTGCGTATTGTTGACCATAACTGGTTAATGTCTCAATAATCACGCCAAGGTTAGGATCATCTTTTTTTACTCTAAAAATAGACGTGCCACCCATGCCATCTAATGGTTTTAAAATAATGTCTTGCTTGAGCTGGTGGAATGCTCTGATACGCTTAGCATCACGGGTCACAATGGTTTCAGGCGTAAATTCAGAAAACCATGCCGTAAACAGTTTTTCATTGGCATCACGTAAGCTTTGCGGCTTGTTAACAATCAAAACACCTTCTTCTTCCGCACGTTCAAGCATATAAGTCGCGTAGATAAATTCAGTATCAAATGGCGGATCTTTACGCATTAAAATCACATCAAGTTCGGCCAAAGGGGTATCAACGGACTCGCCTAAGGTAAACCATTGGCTAGCGTCTTGTTTAACCGTTAGTTCACGCATAGTGGCCATGGCTTTGCCGTTGACCATCGCAAGGTCATGCATTTCCATATAAAACAATTGGTAGCCACGAGCTTGTGCGTCCAATAACATCGCAAAGCTCGAGTCTTTTTTGATATTAATGTCGCGAATCGGGTCCATAACAATACCGAGCTTAATCATGTGTGTATCCTTTAATAATGTGCAGGGAAGATATCGGCTTAACCAATATCACCAAATTTAACTTGTAATGCGGTAATGGCAGTCAATGACGCTGTTTCTGTTCGTAGTACCCTTGGTCCCAATAAAATATCGGTAAAATGCTGGGTTTCTGTCATGGTAATTTCTTCGTCAGACAAACCGCCTTCTGGGCCAATTAATAATCTTACTTTGTGGTATTGACCGGATAACTGCAAGCCATTAATACCGTGTGAGGCTCTCGGGTGCAAATTCAGTTTTAGGGCTTCGGTGGATTCTTCACACCATTGTGCCAATGTCATTGCCTGACGAACAACCGGAACAATACTGCGGCCAGATTGTTCACAGGCACTGATAACAATTTTTTGCCATTGTTGCAGCTTTTTGTCTAAGCGCTCACCACTCAGTTTTACACCACAACGATCAGAAAATAACGGTGTAATAGTGGTTACGCCAAGCTCTACGGACTTTTGAACCGTAAACTCCATTCGGTCACCACGTGAAATCACCTGACCTAAATGCAGGTCTAATGGTGATTCGCTATTGTTCGCTTCACAACTTAAGACCGTGACAG from Shewanella polaris includes:
- a CDS encoding DUF342 domain-containing protein; the protein is MLEASVATLSADKTKVELRIIPNTHGPVSEDDINALLTQPAFATLFPIVPAIHKAVAEINAICGQNPGDHELFFAIAERKDGVVSISVSDNKMQASMKITSAWGGKEITLPDVLNALKNQKIKMGLSKPKIMALMQRLSILPPGEVCEGIIACGKVAVNGENAILERKVGLARERLLQPQEREDGSVDMRNLGALITVKPNDILMIKIPATIGTPGFNVHGDVQQQTPGKDKPMEPGTGTSFHPKDPNKLIATVSGQPVENKKGMQVDDMLQIKDVDVRFGHVNFKGSILITGDVHEGMEVKATGDVTVMGFVESATIEAQGDVIISKGVIGRLIKEQELSTHIKADGQICAQFVQYSNLDAQGNILVTKQLLHSHSTAGDSITVSDEQGRRGDLVGGIATASKGIRAITFGATAGTKTELFCAMHRGELKQQLKALDDSIKEIVVAGLELEARLRKLPPKTEWQNDAGMIEQVKMMLEQKKQMAEERIKEEQEYALLFNESEGYFDNYYIKAEKHIFINVELHVGNAFYRAQREHSTCVVKNVNQEISFDYSNR
- the gshB gene encoding glutathione synthase, giving the protein MIKLGIVMDPIRDINIKKDSSFAMLLDAQARGYQLFYMEMHDLAMVNGKAMATMRELTVKQDASQWFTLGESVDTPLAELDVILMRKDPPFDTEFIYATYMLERAEEEGVLIVNKPQSLRDANEKLFTAWFSEFTPETIVTRDAKRIRAFHQLKQDIILKPLDGMGGTSIFRVKKDDPNLGVIIETLTSYGQQYAMAQAFIPEITQGDKRILVIDGEPVPYALARIPMKGETRGNLAAGGSGVAQPLSESDWKIARAIGPELKKRGLIFVGLDVIGDKLTEINVTSPTCIKEIEAAFDVSITGMLMDAIEARISQQK
- a CDS encoding alkaline phosphatase, encoding MADEVVMSPVVADTTSNNVPTTGPSRPTNIIIMIGDGMGPAYTTAYRYYKDNPETEEIEQTVFDRLLVGMASTYPAPVSGYVTDSAASATALSTGVKSYNGAIAVDTEKRPLTTLMEKAKSLGLSTGVAVTSQVNHATPAAFLAHNESRRNYIDIAEAYLTTDADVILGGGQQYFTPTLLEQFSTKGYQNISEFSELESVTTPKVLGLFADVQLPWVINDQEAHKLSHMTQKALDLLSQNKQGFVLLVEGSLIDWAGHSNDIATAMGEMDEFASAIEVVEQFVRQRKDTLMVVTADHNTGGLSVGAHGKYEWHPEVLHKVKASPDVIASQAIAEDNWQPLTASLLGFTPSETQYSQLQTARMQGNEPLTVALRKLIDIESNTGWTSGGHTAMDVQVFAAGPGARLFSGHQDNIDIAIKMFSLLPQSVQTP
- the rsmE gene encoding 16S rRNA (uracil(1498)-N(3))-methyltransferase; translated protein: MRVPRIFQPLDNLQQGQTLQLDEDGVAHIGRVLRMGMGDQISLFNGDGNDYLAEIIETSKKSIAVTVLSCEANNSESPLDLHLGQVISRGDRMEFTVQKSVELGVTTITPLFSDRCGVKLSGERLDKKLQQWQKIVISACEQSGRSIVPVVRQAMTLAQWCEESTEALKLNLHPRASHGINGLQLSGQYHKVRLLIGPEGGLSDEEITMTETQHFTDILLGPRVLRTETASLTAITALQVKFGDIG
- a CDS encoding class I SAM-dependent methyltransferase encodes the protein MLTNPSQALIRNSNYFAQHNVLVLNYEADTFAHQCLEFADNVTALALDFNHHLTLSPNANDKLQCYFGHQLPESLAETKFDSVIIYFPKAKPLMGYLLQLAAQHLRIDGQLIIVGENKGGVKSIDKLTPNYYSPPIKQDNARHCLVYVCYLTQAAPSLLISDWISQYALDTPQGTLQICNMVGVFSEKCLDHGTELLLSHLPDNLHGRVLDFGCGAGVITAALLKVNPTLNMECIDINAMALISCELTLAANNMHAKVYPSDGFNQISGKFDGIISNPPFHDGLISTTDIATQFVQQSATHLTSKGLWLIVANRHLPYSDTIATHFGKVNTLAENNKYKLYQHQC